One genomic segment of Cottoperca gobio chromosome 21, fCotGob3.1, whole genome shotgun sequence includes these proteins:
- the LOC115026781 gene encoding 1-phosphatidylinositol 4,5-bisphosphate phosphodiesterase delta-4-like isoform X1 produces MDPEVSRIQDDPDVKVMMAGSTLRKVKSRSWKKQRHFRLLEDGLTIWYKSRWAGRGHSTFSVTEMEAVREGHHSEVLLSIAEEFPADLCFTLVFHGRQGNLDLVAESPEEAKAWIQGVRKLIHKAQTMDEKERLDQWVWDWFKKADKNKDGKMNFKEVRKLLKMMNVDMNEEHALHLFTMADKSESGSLEIEQFVHFYKMLTQRDEVWKVFQDYSGDGDKLMLEELENFLSIEQQEGKQSSQHAQELIDRYEPSESAKKHGAMTLDGFQIYLCSQEGSIFKPEHRDLHQDMSQPLSHYFISSSHNTYLLEDQLRGQSSLEAYIQALKRGCRCVEVDCWDGSDGEPVVYHGHTLTSKILFRDVISTLKEYAFKVSDFPVILSLENHCGVEQQTLMAQHLCHILGETLVTTLLDGQVPQQLPSPQKLKGKILLKAKKISGPEDCVDETLTDDVSDEEEMANDDAESLSTEDPPAEPLNHDGKKSKSKLSKVLSDLVVYCKSVHFHGFEHARSHAKCYDISSFSESKAKRLAKDAGTDFVRYNSRQLSRIYPGGLRTDSSNYNPQEMWNVGCQIVALNFQTAGLEMDLNDGLFGQNGCCGYVLKPSFMRDGNTQFSPEKPEEWQGYKPLRLSIQVISGQQLPKVNQKEGSIVDPLVRVEIYGVPQDQAKEETSHINNNGFNPVWNETLNFVIHAPELALVRIEVEDYDKASRNDFMGQFTLPFTCIQAGYRHIHLLSKDGTAIQPSSLFVNISISELT; encoded by the exons ATGGATCCTGAAGTTTCAC GCATCCAAGATGACCCAGATGTCAAGGTAATGATGGCAGGGTCAACTCTGAGAAAAGTCAAGTCCCGGTCATGGAAGAAGCAGCGGCATTTCCGCCTTCTGGAGGACGGCCTGACGATCTGGTACAAGTCCAGATGGGCAGGGAGAGGCCACTCCACCT TCTCAGTGACGGAGATGGAGGCTGTGCGTGAGGGCCACCACTCGGAGGTCCTGCTGAGCATTGCAGAGGAGTTCCCTGCTGACCTCTGCTTCACCTTAGTGTTTCACGGCCGCCAAGGCAACCTGGACCTTGTGGCCGAGTCGCCAGAGGAAGCCAAGGCCTGGATCCAGGGAGTGCGCAAGCTGATTCACAAGGCTCAAACCATGGATGAGAAGGAGAGGCTAGACCA GTGGGTCTGGGACTGGTTTAAGAAAGCTGACAAAAATAAAGATGGGAAGATGAATTTCAAAGAGGTGCGGAAACTGCTGAAGATGATGAACGTAGACATGAATGAGGAACATGCTTTGCATCTCTTCACG ATGGCTGACAAGTCGGAGAGTGGGTCTTTGGAAATCGAGCAGTTTGTCCATTTCTATAAGATGCTGACTCAGAGGGATGAAGTGTGGAAGGTGTTCCAAGACTACTCTGGAGATGGAGACAAATTAAtgttggaggagctggagaactTCCTGAGCATTGAGCAGCAGGAGGGAAAGCAGAGTTCCCAGCATGCCCAGGAGTTGATTGATCGTTACGAACCATCTGAATCAG CTAAGAAACACGGCGCCATGACATTAGATGGCTTCCAGATCTACCTGTGCTCCCAGGAGGGCTCCATATTTAAACCTGAGCATCGGGATCTTCACCAGGACATGAGCCAGCCGCTTAGCCACTACTTCATCTCCTCTTCACACAACACCTACCTCCTGGAGGACCAGCTGCGAGGACAGAGCAGCCTGGAGGCATACATCCA ggccCTGAAGAGAGGCTGCCGTTGTGTCGAGGTGGACTGCTGGGACGGCAGTGATGGGGAACCCGTCGTGTATCACGGTCACACTTTGACTTCCAAGATTCTTTTTAGAGACGTCATTTCAACACTGAAGGAATACGCCTTCAAG GTATCGGACTTCCCAGTCATCCTGTCCCTTGAGAATCACTGTGGTGTGGAGCAGCAGACACTCATGGCCCAGCACCTTTGCCACATCTTGGGTGAAACACTAGTGACCACCCTGCTGGATGGGCAGGTCCCTCAACAACTTCCTTCTCCACAG AAACTGAAAGGGAAAATTTTGCTGAAAGCCAAGAAGATAAGTGGTCCAGAAGACTGTGTCGATGAAACTCTGACAGATGACGTTAGCGACGAGGAAGAGATGGCCAACGATGATGCTGAGAGCCTGTCTACAGAGGACCCACCTGCCGAGCCTTTGAACCACGATGGGAAG AAATCCAAGTCCAAACTCTCCAAGGTGCTGTCAGACTTGGTGGTTTACTGCAAGAGTGTGCACTTCCATGGCTTTGAGCATGCTCGCTCACACGCCAAATGCTACGATATCTCCTCATTCTCCGAGTCTAAGGCCAAGAGGCTCGCTAAAGACGCAG GGACAGATTTTGTGCGGTACAACTCACGGCAGCTGAGCAGAATCTACCCGGGTGGCCTGAGGACGGACTCCTCCAACTACAACCCGCAGGAGATGTGGAATGTGGGCTGCCAGATAG TGGCTCTGAACTTCCAGACAGCTGGTCTGGAAATGGATCTGAACGATGGGCTGTTTGGGCAGAACGGCTGCTGCGGCTACGTCCTGAAGCCTTCCTTCATGAGAGACGGCAACACTCAGTTCAGTCCAGAGAAACCGGAGGAGTGGCAAGGCTACAAACCACTCCGCTTATCCATACAG GTGATCAGCGGGCAGCAGCTGCCGAAGGTGAATCAGAAAGAGGGCTCTATTGTAGACCCCCTGGTCAGAGTGGAGATCTATGGAGTGCCACAGGACCAGGCCAAAGAAGAGACCAGTCACATTAACAACAATG GTTTTAACCCAGTGTGGAATGAAACCTTAAACTTTGTCATCCACGCCCCTGAGCTGGCCCTGGTTCGCATTGAGGTGGAGGACTACGATAAGGCGTCCAGGAACGACTTCATGGGACAGTTCACTCTTCCGTTTACGTGCATCCAAGCAG GGTATCGTCACATACACCTGCTCTCCAAAGATGGAACAGCTATCCAGCCCTCCTCCCTCTTCGTCAACATCAGCATCTCAGAGCTCACATAA
- the LOC115026781 gene encoding 1-phosphatidylinositol 4,5-bisphosphate phosphodiesterase delta-4-like isoform X2 — protein sequence MNFKEVRKLLKMMNVDMNEEHALHLFTMADKSESGSLEIEQFVHFYKMLTQRDEVWKVFQDYSGDGDKLMLEELENFLSIEQQEGKQSSQHAQELIDRYEPSESAKKHGAMTLDGFQIYLCSQEGSIFKPEHRDLHQDMSQPLSHYFISSSHNTYLLEDQLRGQSSLEAYIQALKRGCRCVEVDCWDGSDGEPVVYHGHTLTSKILFRDVISTLKEYAFKVSDFPVILSLENHCGVEQQTLMAQHLCHILGETLVTTLLDGQVPQQLPSPQKLKGKILLKAKKISGPEDCVDETLTDDVSDEEEMANDDAESLSTEDPPAEPLNHDGKKSKSKLSKVLSDLVVYCKSVHFHGFEHARSHAKCYDISSFSESKAKRLAKDAGTDFVRYNSRQLSRIYPGGLRTDSSNYNPQEMWNVGCQIVALNFQTAGLEMDLNDGLFGQNGCCGYVLKPSFMRDGNTQFSPEKPEEWQGYKPLRLSIQVISGQQLPKVNQKEGSIVDPLVRVEIYGVPQDQAKEETSHINNNGFNPVWNETLNFVIHAPELALVRIEVEDYDKASRNDFMGQFTLPFTCIQAGYRHIHLLSKDGTAIQPSSLFVNISISELT from the exons ATGAATTTCAAAGAGGTGCGGAAACTGCTGAAGATGATGAACGTAGACATGAATGAGGAACATGCTTTGCATCTCTTCACG ATGGCTGACAAGTCGGAGAGTGGGTCTTTGGAAATCGAGCAGTTTGTCCATTTCTATAAGATGCTGACTCAGAGGGATGAAGTGTGGAAGGTGTTCCAAGACTACTCTGGAGATGGAGACAAATTAAtgttggaggagctggagaactTCCTGAGCATTGAGCAGCAGGAGGGAAAGCAGAGTTCCCAGCATGCCCAGGAGTTGATTGATCGTTACGAACCATCTGAATCAG CTAAGAAACACGGCGCCATGACATTAGATGGCTTCCAGATCTACCTGTGCTCCCAGGAGGGCTCCATATTTAAACCTGAGCATCGGGATCTTCACCAGGACATGAGCCAGCCGCTTAGCCACTACTTCATCTCCTCTTCACACAACACCTACCTCCTGGAGGACCAGCTGCGAGGACAGAGCAGCCTGGAGGCATACATCCA ggccCTGAAGAGAGGCTGCCGTTGTGTCGAGGTGGACTGCTGGGACGGCAGTGATGGGGAACCCGTCGTGTATCACGGTCACACTTTGACTTCCAAGATTCTTTTTAGAGACGTCATTTCAACACTGAAGGAATACGCCTTCAAG GTATCGGACTTCCCAGTCATCCTGTCCCTTGAGAATCACTGTGGTGTGGAGCAGCAGACACTCATGGCCCAGCACCTTTGCCACATCTTGGGTGAAACACTAGTGACCACCCTGCTGGATGGGCAGGTCCCTCAACAACTTCCTTCTCCACAG AAACTGAAAGGGAAAATTTTGCTGAAAGCCAAGAAGATAAGTGGTCCAGAAGACTGTGTCGATGAAACTCTGACAGATGACGTTAGCGACGAGGAAGAGATGGCCAACGATGATGCTGAGAGCCTGTCTACAGAGGACCCACCTGCCGAGCCTTTGAACCACGATGGGAAG AAATCCAAGTCCAAACTCTCCAAGGTGCTGTCAGACTTGGTGGTTTACTGCAAGAGTGTGCACTTCCATGGCTTTGAGCATGCTCGCTCACACGCCAAATGCTACGATATCTCCTCATTCTCCGAGTCTAAGGCCAAGAGGCTCGCTAAAGACGCAG GGACAGATTTTGTGCGGTACAACTCACGGCAGCTGAGCAGAATCTACCCGGGTGGCCTGAGGACGGACTCCTCCAACTACAACCCGCAGGAGATGTGGAATGTGGGCTGCCAGATAG TGGCTCTGAACTTCCAGACAGCTGGTCTGGAAATGGATCTGAACGATGGGCTGTTTGGGCAGAACGGCTGCTGCGGCTACGTCCTGAAGCCTTCCTTCATGAGAGACGGCAACACTCAGTTCAGTCCAGAGAAACCGGAGGAGTGGCAAGGCTACAAACCACTCCGCTTATCCATACAG GTGATCAGCGGGCAGCAGCTGCCGAAGGTGAATCAGAAAGAGGGCTCTATTGTAGACCCCCTGGTCAGAGTGGAGATCTATGGAGTGCCACAGGACCAGGCCAAAGAAGAGACCAGTCACATTAACAACAATG GTTTTAACCCAGTGTGGAATGAAACCTTAAACTTTGTCATCCACGCCCCTGAGCTGGCCCTGGTTCGCATTGAGGTGGAGGACTACGATAAGGCGTCCAGGAACGACTTCATGGGACAGTTCACTCTTCCGTTTACGTGCATCCAAGCAG GGTATCGTCACATACACCTGCTCTCCAAAGATGGAACAGCTATCCAGCCCTCCTCCCTCTTCGTCAACATCAGCATCTCAGAGCTCACATAA